The Antarcticibacterium sp. 1MA-6-2 genome has a window encoding:
- a CDS encoding PLP-dependent cysteine synthase family protein: protein MDYVENILGTIGNTPMVKMNKLTKDVDALVLAKYETFNPGNSVKDRMALKMIEEAEADGRLKPGGTIIEGTSGNTGMGLALAAIVKGYKMVCVLSDKQSKEKMDILKAVGSEVIVCPTNVPPDDPRSYYSTSKRLSEETPNSWYVNQYDNLANTKAHYESTGPEIWRQTDGKVTHFVVGVGTGGTISGVGKYLKEQNPNIKVWGVDTYGSVFKKYHETGIFDEKEIYPYVTEGIGEDILPKNVDFDIIDGFTKVTDKDAAVYTRRLAKEEGFFLGNSAGAAIKGLLQLKEHFTKDDVVVILFHDHGSRYVGKMYNDEWMRKLGYIE, encoded by the coding sequence ATGGATTACGTTGAAAATATTTTAGGAACTATTGGAAATACTCCAATGGTAAAAATGAATAAGCTTACTAAAGATGTAGATGCCCTGGTGCTGGCTAAATATGAAACTTTTAATCCCGGCAATTCTGTTAAAGACAGGATGGCCCTGAAAATGATAGAAGAGGCTGAAGCTGATGGCAGATTAAAACCGGGAGGGACTATAATTGAAGGGACTTCGGGAAATACAGGGATGGGTCTGGCTCTTGCAGCTATCGTTAAAGGTTATAAAATGGTTTGTGTGCTAAGCGATAAGCAAAGCAAGGAAAAAATGGACATTTTAAAAGCGGTGGGCAGCGAGGTGATTGTATGTCCCACGAATGTACCGCCTGATGATCCCAGATCTTATTATTCTACTTCCAAAAGACTTTCTGAAGAAACCCCTAACTCCTGGTATGTAAACCAATATGACAACCTGGCCAACACAAAAGCACATTATGAATCTACCGGACCTGAAATCTGGAGACAAACAGATGGTAAAGTAACCCATTTTGTCGTGGGTGTAGGAACAGGTGGAACAATTTCAGGGGTTGGAAAATATTTAAAAGAGCAGAATCCAAATATTAAAGTTTGGGGAGTGGATACTTATGGATCTGTTTTCAAGAAGTACCATGAAACAGGTATTTTTGACGAGAAAGAGATCTATCCCTATGTGACTGAAGGAATAGGGGAAGACATCCTGCCAAAGAATGTGGATTTTGACATTATAGATGGCTTTACTAAAGTAACAGATAAGGATGCAGCTGTTTATACACGTCGTTTGGCAAAGGAAGAAGGTTTTTTTCTGGGCAATAGTGCAGGTGCTGCCATCAAAGGGCTTCTTCAGTTAAAAGAACATTTTACAAAAGATGATGTTGTGGTAATTCTTTTTCACGATCATGGGAGCCGATATGTAGGGAAGATGTATAATGACGAGTGGATGAGAAAATTGGGTTATATAGAATAG